Proteins encoded together in one Benincasa hispida cultivar B227 chromosome 1, ASM972705v1, whole genome shotgun sequence window:
- the LOC120068626 gene encoding transcription factor bHLH36-like has translation MYSLQKSEEKCFQISFNPHQHIIPEDLIFGHHVSAVEANHNNNNNTNNNNGVKNFSTRRRRKPLENNLDHHFDGSGGVVVSDQDHKIKLMHRERERQRRQQMGALYMSLRTLLPLEFIKGKRAISDQMNGAVNYIKYQEKKIKEIEARRDELKKVYNSISNDFERSKLEQTPNCCFKISSFDGGILEILITTNGFHGFPLSRILKVIVEQGLEVVRCSSTIINHKSIHTIQIEVRDSTSLDLPQLGSKLIEAVPLLRQVTD, from the exons ATGTACTCTTTACAGAAAAGCGAAGAGAAGTGCTTCCAGATTTCGTTTAATCCTCACCAACACATAATCCCAGAAGATCTGATTTTTGGGCATCATGTTTCAGCTGTGGAAGccaatcataataataataataatactaataataacaATGGAGTCAAGAATTTCAGCACTCGTAGAAGGAGGAAGCCACTTGAAAATAATTTGGATCATCATTTTGATGGAAGTGGTGGCGTTGTTGTTTCTGATCAAGATCATAAAATCAAGTTGATGCATAGAGAAAGGGAAAGGCAAAGAAGACAACAAATGGGTGCTCTTTATATGTCTCTAAGAACCCTACTTCCTCTTGAATTTATTAAG ggtaAAAGGGCGATATCGGACCAAATGAATGGGGCGgtgaattatataaaatatcaagagaagaaaatcaaagaaattGAAGCGAGAAGAGATGAATTGAAAAAGGTGtataattcaatttcaaacGACTTTGAGAGATCAAAATTAGAACAAACACCAAATTGCTGCTTTAAAATTAGCTCCTTTGATGGAGGAATACTTGAAATCTTGATTACAACAAATGGTTTCCATGGATTTCCCCTCTCAAGAATCTTGAAAGTAATTGTTGAACAAGGTCTGGAAGTCGTTAGATGCAGTTCAACCAtaattaaccacaaatcaattcaCACCATCCAAATCGAG GTTAGAGATTCGACCTCACTTGATCTCCCTCAGCTTGGAAGTAAGCTTATAGAAGCAGTGCCACTGCTGAGACAAGTAACAGATTAA